A window of Variovorax sp. HW608 genomic DNA:
TCATCGCTGTGACCTGACCGACATCCAGGCCGTCCAGGCGAGCTTCGCCGAGATCGAGGCATCGGGGGGCGCCATCAACGTCCTCGTCAACAATGCGGCCAATGACGATCGACATGAAGTCGGCGCCGTCACGGCGGACTACTGGGACCAGCGGATCGCCGTCAACCTGAGGCACCAGTTCTTCTGCGCACAAGCCGTTTCGGCTGGCATGCGGGCCGCGGGCGGCGGCGTGATCCTGAACCTCGGCTCCATCTCCTGGCACCTCGCGCTGGCCAGCCTGTCGATCTACATGACGGCCAAGGCGGGCATCGAGGGACTGACCAAGGGACTGGCGCGCGACCTCGGCAGATACGACATCCGCGTCAACTGCATCGTTCCGGGTGCGGTGCGCACGCCGCGCCAGATGCAGCTGTGGCAAACACCCGAAAGCGAGGCGAAGGTCGTGGCGGCGCAATGTCTGCAGCAACGCATCGATCCTCAGCATGTCGCGGCGATGGCGCTCTTTCTCGCATCGGACGATGCGGCCCGATGCTCCGGGCGCGAGTACTTCGTGGACGCAGGCTGGTACGGCGCATGACCGAAGCCACCCGCACCGCCCGCCGGTTCCGATCGCAGGACTGGTTCGCCAACCCCGACCACATCGACATGACGGCGCTCTATCTGGAGCGCTTCATGAACTACGGCATCACGCCGGCGGAACTGCGCTCGGGCAAACCCATCATCGGGATCGCGCAATCCGGAAGCGACCTCAATCCGTGCAACCGCGTCCATCTCGAACTGGCGAAGCGCGTGCGCGACGGCATCCGCGACGCCGGCGGCATTCCGATGGAATTCCCCGTGCATCCGACCTTCGAGAACTGCCGGCGGCCGACCGCGGCCATCGACCGCAACCTGGCCTACATGGCGCTGGTCGAGATCCTGCACGGCTACCCGATCGACGCCGTCGTGCTGACGACGGGCTGCGACAAGTCGACGCCCTCGCAGGTCATGGCCGCAGCGACGGTGGACATCCCCGCCATCGTGCTGTCCGGCGGCCCGATGCTGGACGGCTGGTTCGAAGGCGAACTCGTCGGCTCCGGGGCCGCGATCTGGAAGAGCCGGCGGCTTCTCGCGGCGGGCCGGATCGACGAAGCCAAGTTCATGGACATCGCCACCGCGTCGGCGCCTTCGGTGGGGCACTGCAACACCATGGGAACGGCCTCGACCATGAACGCCCTCGCGGAGGCGCTGGGCCTGTCGTTGACGGGCTGCGCCGCGATTCCCGCGCCCTACCGGGAACGCGGGCAGATCGCCTACGAAACGGGTCGCCGCATCGTCGAGCTGGCCTGCGAGGACCGGCGGCCCTCGTCGATCCTCACGCGCGACGCATTCCTCGACGCAATCGTCGTCAACGCCGCGATCGGCGGCTCCACCAACGCGCAGCCGCATCTCATGGCCATGGCGCGCCATGCGGGCGTGGACTTGCGTCCGAGCGACTGGACCGAATTCGGCTTCGATGTGCCGCTGCTGCTGAACATGCAGCCGGCGGGCAAGTACCTGGGCGAGGCCTTCCATCGCGCGGGCGGCGTGCCGGCCGTGATGTGGGAACTCCAGCAGGCGGGCTTGCTGCGCAGCGCGCGGCCCACCGTCACCGGCAAGACGATGGAAGAGAACCTCCAAGGCCGGCAAAGCGTGAACCGCGAGGTGATCCGCGAATTCGCGCACCCCCTCAAGGATCGCGCCGGCTTCCTCGTGTTGAGCGGCAACCTGTTCGACTTCGCGATCCTGAAGACGAGCGTGATCTCGGCGGAGTTTCGCGAGCGCTACCTGAGCCGTCCGGGTTCGGAGGGACGATTCGAGTGCCGGGCGATCGTCTTCGAGGATTCCGATGACTATCACGCACGCATCAACGACTCGGCGCTCGCCATCGACGAGAACTGCATCCTCGTGATACGCGGTGCAGGGCCCGTCGGCTGGCCGGGGTCCGCGGAGGTCGTGAACATGCAGCCGCCGGATGCGCTGCTCAAGCGCGGGATCACCAGTCTTCCCACCTTGGGAGACGGGCGGCAGTCGGGGACCTCGGACAGTCCGTCGATCCTCAACGCCTCGCCCGAGAGCGCCATCGGCGGCGGGCTGGCCTGGCTGCGCACGGGCGATGTCATCCGCGTCGATCTGAACGCCGGGCAATGCAACGCACTGGTGTCCGACGAGGAGATCGCGCGCCGCAAGAGCGAAGGGCTGCCGGCGATCCGGCCGAGCCAGACGCCGTGGCAGGAGGTCTATCGCGCGACCGTCGGACAACTCGAGTCGGGCGCGTGCATGGAGCTGGCGGTCAAGTACCGCGGTGTCGCGGGCGACCCACCCCGTCACAATCATTGATGTTGCCGGCGCCGTTGGTGCACCCCCTCAAGCCCTTGTGGTATTCAGGCGGAGCATCAATGTCATCGGATGCTGTGGCGACTCCTGAAAGCCGTAGTGCTCATAGAACTGCTTGGCACGCTCATGGAGGGCATGGACCAGCAAGGCTCGCACGCCCGCATTCTGCGACACGGTCACGGCCCGATTGACGGCGTCTTGCAGCATCGCGGCTCCAAGCTTGAGAGCTTGGGCACGACGGTCAACGGCGAGACGGGCCAGCACCATCACCGGGACGGGGTCGGGCATGTTGCGTCGCACGCCACTCGTTGCCATCTGATGCGAGACCGCCCCAGCGGCCATCGCGTAGTAGCCCACGACGCGCCTTTCCTGATCTGTGACGACGAACGTGCGGCTCGCTCCGCTCATCTGATTCGACAGCGCCCGGCGCTTGAGCCATTCATCGAGACTGGCTTCCCCGCAGGCGAATCCGTCAATGAGATGCGTGGCCGCAAGAGGCTGTGGCGCGCTCAGTTCCAAGCTCACGCGGCGTCCGGGCTCCAGGGCGCTTTCACAGCCATGAGGCGTTCAAGTCCAGGATTGGGTGCGGGAGGCGCGTCCAGCATGGCGGTGAACTGCCTGAACTTTTTGGCGTCCAGGCCAAAGAACACCTGATCCAGCATCACCGCCTGCGCGCGCTCGCAAGCCGCTTCGAGCATGAAATCCGAGCGGTTCTTGCCCAGCAGGCTGGCGGCGTGGTCGATCAGGTCGCGCTGTTCCGGCAGGGCTCTTAGATTGATGGCGGCGTCACGCACGGGGCGCTCCTTGGTTACATACACATTAGATACACAAACTGTACGGCGGCGTGTATCTGTTGTCAATACGGAAGCACGAGCACAGGGCCTATCTTGGCAAGAACGACCATCGGGTGTCGATCGATGGGCACCAGAACGAGCTCGCTGTCATCCGGGAATTTTCAGACTCTTCCCATTCTCGGGACGCCCACCAAAACCAACAATGCAAGAGTTCTGCCGCCGGGTCGTCGTCATCAACGTCCCCCGCGTCTCTCCCTTCTCTTGTCTCTCCTTCTTCTTTGTTGATTGGGTCCGCGTGGCCCAAGGGGCTTCCTATGAACCGGATATCAAAATTCTTGCTTGCTCTTCTTCTTCCGCTCGCAACCCTGCTGACTGGATGCGGCGGTGGAGGGAGCGGCTGGGCATTCGTCGGCACGTTGGTGGACGCGCCGGCCGGACTGAGCTACAGCGATCCATCCGTGGTCTACGCACGGGGCGTCGAGATCGCCCCCAACTCGCCCAGCAGCAGCGGCGGAGCCATCACGCATTACGGCGTGTCGCCTGCGTTGCCCGTGGGGCTGGCGCTGGACTCGCAATCCGGCGTGATCACCGGCTCGCCCGCAGCCGTGACCCCGGACATAACGACACCCTGCTGCTCGGCGGCAAGGTCCTCGTCGCGGGGGGATTCGGCAGCGCCCTGCTGTCCTCGGCCGAGCTGTACGACCCGGCCACGGGCACCTGGTCGTCGACCGGCAGCATGAGCGTGGGGCGAAATCAGCATGGCGCCACGCTGCTGCCCGACGGCAAGGTCCTCGTCGTGGCGGGATTCGGCGCCAGCTATCTGTCCTCGGCCGAGCTGTATCGACCTTGATGGCCTGCCACGTTGTCGACGCGAAGACCGCATTCGACGGGAGAATGCCTGGCCCGCACCTGGAGGCGGCACGACCGACCATGACCCACCTCGCCCCCGCCGATCTCGCCCTCATCGAAGCCTGCTCAGAGGCCTCGCTCGACCTCCTCCAGCGCAACCTCACGCCGCACGGCATCCTCGCTGCCAGCCGCACCGAAGCGGCGGTGGCGCGGCGCTACACGCGCATCTTCGGGCGCGATGCGGCGATCTGCGTGATGGCGATGTGCGGCAGCGGCGTGCCTGCGCTCGAACAGGGCGCGATCGCGAGCCTCGAAGCGCTCGCCGCGCAGCAGGCGGCCAACGGCCAGATCCCCAAGTACGTCGATCCGGAGGGACTCGACGCGGATTTCTGGTACCTCGGCTGCATCGACGCCACGCTGTGGTGGCTGATCGCGGTGGACCATGTGCGCCGCGCGGGCAGCATCGACGCCTCGCACTGGCAGGACGGCGTCGATCGCGCGATCGGCTGGCTGCTCGCGCAGGAGCACCAGCACTTCCGCCTGCTGCAGCAGAACGAGGCCAGTGACTGGGCCGACATCATGCCGCGCTCGGGCTACGTGCTCTACACCAACGCGCTCTGGTACGAGGTCAAGCGCCGCTTCGCGCTCGCGCATGCGGAGGAGACGCACGACCACTTCAACCATCTCTTCAACCCCTTCCAGCGCGACCTGCCCGAATACCACCGCGCGCGGCTGCTCGGGCACTACGCGCGGCGCGGCCGGCGCGATCCGGGGCTCTACCTGAGCTTCGTCAATCTCTCGGTGGTCGGCGACGAGGGCGACGTCTTCGGCAACCTGCTCGCGATGCACAGCGGCCTCGCGGACGACGCGATGTCGCACAGCATCGTCAACACCATCGCGGCCGCGCAGGCGGGCGAGCCCTGGCCGGTGCGCGTGGTGCTGCATCCGCTGTCGCGCCAGCATGCGCTGTGGCGGCCGTACATGGCGCGGCACCGGCAGAACCTCATGCACCAGTACCACAACGGCGGCATCTGGCCCTTCGTGGGCGGCTACTGGGTGCTGGCGCTGGCCCGGCTCGGCCTGCGCGAGCAAGCCTGGCACGCGCTCGCCGGGCTCGCGCGCGCGAATGCGCATGGCGAGTGGCGCTTCACCGAATGGTTCCACGGCCGCACGCTCGAGCCGATGGGCATGGCCGGACAGAGCTGGAACGCGGCGACCTTCCTGCTCGCGCATCGCGCGCTGCACCCCCGCTCGCGGTAGACCGAGCCCCGCTTCAGGACGGCGGATCGTCCTACGCCGCACGCCCGGCAACTGGGCTCTCATGCGCTCACGATGGGCGCGTCCACGCAGCAACTGGTCCTTCGGCTCCTGCAGGCGCTGGCCTGCGCTCGCATCCAGTTCGGGTGCAAGCGGCTGTCGCCCAAGGTGTGGCGCTACCCGGACCTCTCGTGCGACGAACTCTGGCTGCGCATGAGCCTGTACCAGGAGCGGATCGACCAGCTCGCCGGTGCGATGAGCGCGGAGGAGCGCGCCCATGTGCGGCTGCAGCGCGCGCTGTTCCTGCGCCTCCTGCTCGAAAGTGCGCCCGCTCGCCTGCAGGCCTGGAGCGACCAGGACGAGGTGACCGGCATGCCGCCTTCGCATCTCTTCGAGTGGGTCTCGCACGACGACGAGCGCCTCGAGCTCTCGCAGCTCGAGGCCGCCATGACGCCGCAGGAAAGCGCACGCTACGACATCGCCGTCAACGGGCTGCAGTGGTTCGATTGAGCGGCGCGTTGCAGCTGCTTACGGTCGGCCCCCCGGCCCAGGGCAGCGCGGAGGGACTCATCAGTTAGACTCGCGGGTTTTTCCAGCTGGCGGTATGGTGCAAGTGGCAAATCGCACGGATTTGCGCGCGGGTTCGCGCAGGGGTTTGACCGGCTCGGCGCTCATTCGCTTGCTCGATCGACTGGCCGGCCCCGATGTTCGCGAATCCGGCGCATCCACGTCGGATCGGCTGAGCCAATGGTTCAGCTGGACGGACGCCATCTCGCTGTCCGCCGCGCTTGACGGCGTACCCGTGTCGAATGCACCGGGCGCAAGAAGCTCATCCAGCGCCGAAGAAGGCGAATGCCACCGCGTGCGGACCTCGCTCGCGAAGGCCATCGCCGACGACAGCGCTTTCGCCGCGCCCCAGCCGGCGCGCGCGGAAACGGAAGGCGCCGGAGCCGACTTCTCGCCCTATCGCCAGCGCTACATGGCCCGCCAGCAAGCAATCGAGGCCGGTGTCGGCGCGCTGCGCGGCAAGCTGCGGTCCAGGCTCGCAGCCCGGTCGCCCGCGATGGCGAAGCTCGCCGCGGTCGATGTCGTGATGGAACAGGTGCTCGGCGCGCGCGAGCGCAGCCTGCTGTCGAGCGTGCCCGCGATGCTCGAGAAGCACTTCGGGCGGCTGCGCCAGGATGCCGAATCCACCGAAAGCAGCGCGTGGCTCGACATCTTCCGCCGGGACGCACGGGACGTGCTGCTCGCCGAGCTGGACTTTCGATTTCAACCCGTCGAAGGGCTGCTCGATGCCCTTCGCATGAAGTAACCCGCATTCATGAACAGATCTCTTCTACATGCCGTCCTCGTGGCCGGCCTGGCGGCCGTGGGCTGGGTGGGCATGGGCTACATCGGCTCGAACGCGCTGGCGCTGTTCGTCGCCGGGCTCATCGCCGTGTTCTACGGGGTGGGCGCAGTGGAGCTGCACCGCTTCCACGAGGCCACCGCCACCCTGGCGCGCGCCACAGCCGCGCTCTCCGAACCGCCGGCGACGCTCGCCGACTGGCTCGACACCCTGCACCCCTCGCTGCGCAACGCGGTGCGCCTTCGCGTCGAGGGCGAGCGCGTGGGCCTGCCCGGCCCGGCGCTGACACCTTATCTCGTGGGCCTCTTGGTCCTGCTGGGCATGCTGGGCACCTTCGTCGGCATGGTGGCCACGCTCAAGGGCACCGGCATGGCGCTCGACAGCGCGACGGACCTCGAAGCGGTGCGTGCATCGCTCTCCGCACCGGTGAAGGGCCTGGGACTGGCCTTCGGCACCTCGGTCGCCGGCGTGGCCGCCTCGGCGATGCTGGGCCTCGCCTCGGCGCTGTGCCGGCGCGAACGGCTGCGTGCCGGCCAACTGCTGGACACCCGCATCGCGACCAGCCTGCGCGTGCACTCGCTGGCGCATCAGCGCGAGGAATCGTTCAGGCTGCTGCAGCAGCAGGCGCAGGTGATGCCCGATCTGGTCCGCCAGTTGCACGCCGTGATGACGACGATGGAACAGCAGAGCGTGGCGATCAGCGAGCGCCTTACCGCGAGCCAGGATCATTTCCACGCGCGCGCAGAAGCCGCTTATGCCGGCCTGGCCGCATCGGTCGGTCAATCGCTCCGGCAGAGCCTCACCGAAAGCGCACGCATCGCGGGCGCAACGATCCAGCCGGTGGTCGAGACGACCATGGCCGGCATCGCGCGCGAGACCACGGCGCTGCACGACAAGGTCGCGAGCACGGTGCAGTTGCAGCTCGAAGGGCTCTCGGGCCGTTTCGAGACGATGACCACCGACGTCGCCGACACATGGCGGACCGCACTCGTGGAGCAGCAGCGCACCAACGAAGCGCTTTCCACCGACTTGCGCGGCACGCTCGGCCAGTTCACCGAGACCTTCGAGCAACGCTCGGCCTCGCTGGTCGAAGACATCTCCACCCGTCTGCAGAGCACGGTCGGCAGCGTCTCCGACACCTGGGGCGGCGCATTGGCGCAGCACGAGCGCACGAGCGAGAAGCTCTCGGCCGACACGCAACAGGCACTCGCCGCAGCCGCCGCGAGCTTCGAGCAACACTCGGCCGCCCTCCTGGCCAAGGTCGACGCGTCGCATGCCAATCTCCAGACCGAACTTGCCGCGCGCGACGAGCAGCGCCTGTCGGCATGGAACCAGTCGCTCGAATCGATGGCCGCTTCGCTGCAGCAGGAATGGCAGCAGGCCGGCGCACACGCCGCGACGCAGCAACAGCAGCAGAGCGATGCCTTGGCCCGGACCGCGCGCGACATCGCCGCGCAGTCCGAGGCGCACGCGACCCACACCATCGCCGAGACCGCCCGTCTGCTCGAGGCCGCATCGGAAGCCCCGAAGGCCGCAGCCGAGGTGGTGGCCGAGCTGCGCCAGAAGCTCTCCGACAGCATGGCGCGCGACAACGCGATGCTGGAGGAGCGCAGCCACATCCTCGAAACGCTGGGGACCCTGCTCGATGCGGTGAACCATGCGTCCACCGAGCAACGCGGCGCCATCGATGCGCTGGTCGCTTCCTCGGCCGATCTGCTGGAGCGCGTCGGCAGCCGCTTCACCGAACAGCTCGAAGCCGAGACCGGCAAGATGGGCGAAGTCGCCGCGCAGCTCACCGGCAGTGCGGTCGAAGTGGCGAGCCTCGGCGAAGCCTTCGGCCATGCGGTCGGACTCTTCAGCGAATCGAACGACAAGCTGGTCGGCCACTTGCAGCGCATCGAGGCGGCGCTCGGCAAGTCGATCGCGCGCAGCGACGAACAGCTCGCCTACTACGTCGCGCAGGCGCGCGAGGTGATCGACCTCAGCATCATGTCGCAGAAGCAGGTGGTCGAGGACCTCCAGCAGATCGCGAACCGGCAGGCCACCGCGGGCAGCGAAGCGTGATGCGCGAAGACGTCGATGCCGGCCTCGAGCCGGAGGTGCCGGTCTGGGCGGTCTTCGGCGACCTGATGGCGGGCCTGCTCGGCGCCTTCGTGCTGATCCTCGTGTGCGCGATCGGCATGCAGCTCGACCTCACATCGAAACTGGAGAACGAGGTCCAGAAGCGCCGCATCGAGGCCCAGCGCCGCGAGGCGCTCGAAAAAGCCCTTGCGGGCCCGCTCGCCGCCGGCCGCGTGACCTTGAACAACGGCCGCATCGGCATCAGCGGCAGCGTGCTGTTCGCGGTCAGCTCCGCCGATCTGCAGCCCGAAGGCCGGCAGCTGCTCAGAAGCCTTGCCGGACCGCTCGCAGCCTACCTGCGCGCGCGCGAGGAGATCCTGATGGTGAGCGGCTTCACCGACGACCGCCAGGTGCGCGGCGGCAGCAAGCAGTTCGCCGACAACTGGGAACTCTCGGCCCAGCGCGCATTGACGGTGACGCGCACGCTCATCGAGGAAGGGCTGCCGTCGTCATCGGTGTTCGCCGCGGCCTTCGGCTCCGAGCAGGCGGTGGCATCCAACGCCGATGCGGAGGGACGCGCGCGCAATCGCCGCGTGGAGATGGCGCCGACGCCGCGGCCTTCGAACAAGATCCCCGGGGCATCGTGAGTCACGACGCAGGCGGCGACAGCAGCGCAACCATCGGGGCATGGCGCCAGCGCGGCGACCACCGCTTCGATCCGGTGCGCTTCCATTTCATCGAGGCGCTCGCGCGTCGCGCGGCCGGCTACCAGGGCGATGCACGGCGGCTGCTGGATGAGCGTCTGCAAACGCACATGGCGGCGTATGCCGAGGCGCTGCAGACGTCCCGCGAGGCGTCGCATGCACCGGACAACGAGCCCGCGCCGGCTGCGCGCAGCGCACTCGCTGAACTCGTGGCGCACATCGGGCAGCACGCATCGCCGTCCGCCATCGGTTCTGCAACGACACCGGCTCCTGCGGGCGAACTAAAGACGCTGCGCTACTTCAAGAGCACCTGGTCGCGGCTTAGCGCCGAGCGCAGGCTCCATCAATCGCTGGCCAAGGTGCCGGAGAACGCGGGGCCGCTGAACTCGCACCACCTGGTGCATCGCGCGCTGACGCTGATGCGCGACGTGTCGCCGGAGTACCTCAACAAATTCATGTCGTACGTCGATGGCCTCCTGTGGCTCGACGACGCGAACGCGCGCGGCCCCGCCGCTGCGGGCGCGCCGGGCGCCGAGACGGGCAAGAAGGGCGGTCGCGGCAAGTCGCGCTGAATCAGCCCTTCAAGGTGTTCTTGTGCACCTTGCCGTCCTTCATGAC
This region includes:
- a CDS encoding GNAT family N-acetyltransferase codes for the protein MSLELSAPQPLAATHLIDGFACGEASLDEWLKRRALSNQMSGASRTFVVTDQERRVVGYYAMAAGAVSHQMATSGVRRNMPDPVPVMVLARLAVDRRAQALKLGAAMLQDAVNRAVTVSQNAGVRALLVHALHERAKQFYEHYGFQESPQHPMTLMLRLNTTRA
- a CDS encoding OmpA family protein, whose translation is MREDVDAGLEPEVPVWAVFGDLMAGLLGAFVLILVCAIGMQLDLTSKLENEVQKRRIEAQRREALEKALAGPLAAGRVTLNNGRIGISGSVLFAVSSADLQPEGRQLLRSLAGPLAAYLRAREEILMVSGFTDDRQVRGGSKQFADNWELSAQRALTVTRTLIEEGLPSSSVFAAAFGSEQAVASNADAEGRARNRRVEMAPTPRPSNKIPGAS
- a CDS encoding IlvD/Edd family dehydratase; translation: MTEATRTARRFRSQDWFANPDHIDMTALYLERFMNYGITPAELRSGKPIIGIAQSGSDLNPCNRVHLELAKRVRDGIRDAGGIPMEFPVHPTFENCRRPTAAIDRNLAYMALVEILHGYPIDAVVLTTGCDKSTPSQVMAAATVDIPAIVLSGGPMLDGWFEGELVGSGAAIWKSRRLLAAGRIDEAKFMDIATASAPSVGHCNTMGTASTMNALAEALGLSLTGCAAIPAPYRERGQIAYETGRRIVELACEDRRPSSILTRDAFLDAIVVNAAIGGSTNAQPHLMAMARHAGVDLRPSDWTEFGFDVPLLLNMQPAGKYLGEAFHRAGGVPAVMWELQQAGLLRSARPTVTGKTMEENLQGRQSVNREVIREFAHPLKDRAGFLVLSGNLFDFAILKTSVISAEFRERYLSRPGSEGRFECRAIVFEDSDDYHARINDSALAIDENCILVIRGAGPVGWPGSAEVVNMQPPDALLKRGITSLPTLGDGRQSGTSDSPSILNASPESAIGGGLAWLRTGDVIRVDLNAGQCNALVSDEEIARRKSEGLPAIRPSQTPWQEVYRATVGQLESGACMELAVKYRGVAGDPPRHNH
- a CDS encoding amylo-alpha-1,6-glucosidase, with protein sequence MTHLAPADLALIEACSEASLDLLQRNLTPHGILAASRTEAAVARRYTRIFGRDAAICVMAMCGSGVPALEQGAIASLEALAAQQAANGQIPKYVDPEGLDADFWYLGCIDATLWWLIAVDHVRRAGSIDASHWQDGVDRAIGWLLAQEHQHFRLLQQNEASDWADIMPRSGYVLYTNALWYEVKRRFALAHAEETHDHFNHLFNPFQRDLPEYHRARLLGHYARRGRRDPGLYLSFVNLSVVGDEGDVFGNLLAMHSGLADDAMSHSIVNTIAAAQAGEPWPVRVVLHPLSRQHALWRPYMARHRQNLMHQYHNGGIWPFVGGYWVLALARLGLREQAWHALAGLARANAHGEWRFTEWFHGRTLEPMGMAGQSWNAATFLLAHRALHPRSR
- a CDS encoding DUF3348 domain-containing protein, translated to MVQVANRTDLRAGSRRGLTGSALIRLLDRLAGPDVRESGASTSDRLSQWFSWTDAISLSAALDGVPVSNAPGARSSSSAEEGECHRVRTSLAKAIADDSAFAAPQPARAETEGAGADFSPYRQRYMARQQAIEAGVGALRGKLRSRLAARSPAMAKLAAVDVVMEQVLGARERSLLSSVPAMLEKHFGRLRQDAESTESSAWLDIFRRDARDVLLAELDFRFQPVEGLLDALRMK
- a CDS encoding type II toxin-antitoxin system TacA family antitoxin: MRDAAINLRALPEQRDLIDHAASLLGKNRSDFMLEAACERAQAVMLDQVFFGLDAKKFRQFTAMLDAPPAPNPGLERLMAVKAPWSPDAA
- a CDS encoding DUF2894 domain-containing protein, with translation MSHDAGGDSSATIGAWRQRGDHRFDPVRFHFIEALARRAAGYQGDARRLLDERLQTHMAAYAEALQTSREASHAPDNEPAPAARSALAELVAHIGQHASPSAIGSATTPAPAGELKTLRYFKSTWSRLSAERRLHQSLAKVPENAGPLNSHHLVHRALTLMRDVSPEYLNKFMSYVDGLLWLDDANARGPAAAGAPGAETGKKGGRGKSR
- a CDS encoding putative Ig domain-containing protein, with the translated sequence MNRISKFLLALLLPLATLLTGCGGGGSGWAFVGTLVDAPAGLSYSDPSVVYARGVEIAPNSPSSSGGAITHYGVSPALPVGLALDSQSGVITGSPAAVTPDITTPCCSAARSSSRGDSAAPCCPRPSCTTRPRAPGRRPAA
- a CDS encoding SDR family NAD(P)-dependent oxidoreductase; this encodes MSAIYPSLAGKRVVITGGASGIGAAMVEAFARQGARVFFLDIADAEGRALQSKLRDTVQPPVFHRCDLTDIQAVQASFAEIEASGGAINVLVNNAANDDRHEVGAVTADYWDQRIAVNLRHQFFCAQAVSAGMRAAGGGVILNLGSISWHLALASLSIYMTAKAGIEGLTKGLARDLGRYDIRVNCIVPGAVRTPRQMQLWQTPESEAKVVAAQCLQQRIDPQHVAAMALFLASDDAARCSGREYFVDAGWYGA
- a CDS encoding DUF802 domain-containing protein, whose amino-acid sequence is MNRSLLHAVLVAGLAAVGWVGMGYIGSNALALFVAGLIAVFYGVGAVELHRFHEATATLARATAALSEPPATLADWLDTLHPSLRNAVRLRVEGERVGLPGPALTPYLVGLLVLLGMLGTFVGMVATLKGTGMALDSATDLEAVRASLSAPVKGLGLAFGTSVAGVAASAMLGLASALCRRERLRAGQLLDTRIATSLRVHSLAHQREESFRLLQQQAQVMPDLVRQLHAVMTTMEQQSVAISERLTASQDHFHARAEAAYAGLAASVGQSLRQSLTESARIAGATIQPVVETTMAGIARETTALHDKVASTVQLQLEGLSGRFETMTTDVADTWRTALVEQQRTNEALSTDLRGTLGQFTETFEQRSASLVEDISTRLQSTVGSVSDTWGGALAQHERTSEKLSADTQQALAAAAASFEQHSAALLAKVDASHANLQTELAARDEQRLSAWNQSLESMAASLQQEWQQAGAHAATQQQQQSDALARTARDIAAQSEAHATHTIAETARLLEAASEAPKAAAEVVAELRQKLSDSMARDNAMLEERSHILETLGTLLDAVNHASTEQRGAIDALVASSADLLERVGSRFTEQLEAETGKMGEVAAQLTGSAVEVASLGEAFGHAVGLFSESNDKLVGHLQRIEAALGKSIARSDEQLAYYVAQAREVIDLSIMSQKQVVEDLQQIANRQATAGSEA